A genomic segment from Malaclemys terrapin pileata isolate rMalTer1 chromosome 1, rMalTer1.hap1, whole genome shotgun sequence encodes:
- the MAB21L3 gene encoding protein mab-21-like 3, with protein sequence MKPFTEEDVEFYIQNKVERRHHLVSKTVDEVQKIIQQLTAEISYRDTRFQAISNSGVHNENFRDQPALLAKWSALLRGKRPFHPSVQVLAPSHFLITVPLRGLTGYREHQVRHWRYYTVHGAKLLSPVRDPEELQQWLEVEQFSKSLQQWHETEVNIEGDLVPAKILAIFRELMEKSITSCNLSSKVSILESFSSVVRVAVETPDSQVEVELVPTVEIPTCWPEKARWSRCFKRWPSQEKVQCIKSFGFNLLARSNYHWQLGFSRAERMLIEGLDEDGGCRMKCFRVMRQMKEDVWCTGNKPILTTYHLQMVLFWTCEKYPRTKDWRCFREGFLRMVKKLHKCVSQHFLKHYFVRGTNLLKYANTSDLDLVAGKLAIFLENPVLCLD encoded by the exons ATGAAACCATTCACAGAAGAAGATGTGGAATTTTACATCCAGAATAAG GTGGAACGGCGACACCACCTGGTGTCTAAGACAGTGGATGAGGTGCAGAAGATCATCCAACAGCTGACCGCAGAAATCAGCTACAGGGACACGCGATTTCAGGCCATCTCTAACTCTGGTGTGCACAACGAGAATTTTAGG GATCAGCCAGCTTTACTGGCCAAGTGGTCCGCTCTGCTTCGGGGGAAACGCCCATTCCACCCATCTGTCCAG GTCTTAGCACCCAGCCACTTCCTCATCACAGTCCCACTGCGCGGCCTGACAGGGTACCGGGAGCACCAGGTACGGCACTGGCGGTATTACACCGTGCATGGGGCAAAGCTCCTTTCCCCAGTACGGgacccagaggagctgcagcagtggctggaggTGGAGCAGTTCTCAAAGAGCCTGCAGCAGTGGCATGAGACAGAGGTGAACATCGAAGGTGATCTCGTTCCAGCCAAGATCCTTGCCATCTTCAGGGAGTTGATGGAGAAGTCAATTACCTCCTGTAACCTCTCCA GTAAAGTCAGCATTCTGGAGAGTTTCAGCTCGGTGGTTCGAGTTGCTGTGGAGACACCAGACTCCCAGGTAGAGGTGGAGCTGGTCCCTACTGTGGAAATCCCAACCTGCTGGCCTGAGAAAGCCCGGTGGTCCCGCTGCTTCAAGCGCTGGCCTTCCCAGGAGAAAGTGCAGTGCATCAAG TCATTTGGCTTTAATCTCCTGGCCCGCTCCAATTACCACTGGCAGCTGGGCTTTTCCCGAGCTGAGCGCATGCTGATAGAGGGCCTTGACGAGGACGGTGGCTGCCGCATGAAGTGCTTCCGAGTCATGAGACAAATGAAGGAGGATGTCTGGTGTACAGGAAATAAGCCAATCCTGACAACCTATCACCTACAG ATGGTGCTGTTCTGGACATGTGAGAAGTACCCGCGCACCAAGGACTGGCGCTGCTTCCGGGAAGGCTTCCTGCGCATGGTGAAGAAGCTGCACAAGTGCGTGAGCCAGCACTTCCTGAAGCATTACTTTGTCAGGGGCACCAACCTGCTTAAGTATGCCAACACCAGCGACCTGGACCTAGTGGCAGGCAAGCTTGCCATCTTTCTGGAGAACCCCGTGCTCTGCCTGGACTGA